The Polyangium aurulentum genomic interval CCCGCGCGGAGACGGGAGAGCCGCACGCCGCCGAGGCGGCGGACCCGAGGGCCCAGCAAGCCATCACGGTGTGCTTTGCCATGGAGTACCTCCCGGGGGAGGACCACACGATCGACAAACCGCGCCGATACGACTTCTGGCGCGATCAAGCGCCTCCGGGCTGGCCGGGGCGCCTGCTCGACTGGACCACGGTCCGCCCCGAGACGCGCGAGCCATTGAGAAGGGGCCTCTTCGCCTCGGACGACGGTCATCCCTGGTGGACGTTCCGGCGAATCCTCGACAAGAGTATCTTCGAGGATGGTTTTGCGCGGAGCGACGTGACCATCGTGAACTGGCCCCAGAACGATTACTGGCTCGGGCCCGTCTGCGGCGTCGACGTGTCGGAAGCGGCGAGGAACGAGGAGGCCGCTCGGCAGCTCAGCCTGAGCCTTTTGTACTGGCTCCAGACCGAGGCGCCCCGACCCGACGGCGGGATCGGATATCGGGGGATGCGCCTTCGCGGCGACGTGGTCGGCGGCACGCCGGACGGCCTCGCGCCGGCGCCGTACATCCGCGAGTCCCGCCGGATCCGCGCCGAGCTCACGGTGCTCGAGCAGCACATCGCGCACCCGCTCCGCCCCGACGGCCCCGCGATCTTCGACGACAGCGTCGGCATCGGTTGCTATCGGATCGATCTGCACCCGCGCGTCGGAGGTGAGGGCTATCTCGATCTCGGCTGCTGGCCGTTCCAGATCCCGCTGGGATCGCTCCTGCCGGTGCGCGTGGAGAATCTATTGCCTGGGGGCAAGAACCTGGGCACCACGCACATCACCAACGGCGCCTTCCGGGTGCATCCGGTCGAGTGGGGTGTGGGCGAGGCGGCGGGGCTGCTCGCGGCGTTCTGCATCGAGCGCCGCGTGCCGCCGCGCGGGGTGCGGGCCCGGAGATCCCTGCTCGAGGAATTCCAGGCCCTCTTGCTCCGCCACGGCGTGGAGCTGTCGTGGCCGAAGCTGAGCCCGCTATGAGCGAATGGCCTAGGGCGCGGGCCAGAGCTTCAACTGCGGGTCGGGCCAGCGGAAGGGATTCTGCTCGGCGGCGGCATTCTCGAAATGCGACTGGCACGACGCGATCTCGCCGTCGGTAGGTTCAGTTGAGCCGCAAGACCCGTCCCACGAGCCGGAACAACCCCCGTGACGCAGCGCTGATCCGGCTTCCGACGAGCTCGACATCCCCGTCCTCACGAAGCCGCAGGGCTGCACGTCCCGCACGCAGCACGACTTCCTGCGCCGCCTCGACGAGGATCTTGTCTGCCGTGATGTGCATCTCGCGCGGGAGCCGCGTCTGCATCACGCCGACGACGACCGGCCTCTCGCCTTCCCCCACTTCCACGAGCACGTTATCCCTGTTTCGGAGCGCGAGCGCGAGCAGCGCCTCTTCGACTTCGGCTGCGAGTTCTGCCTCCACAGGCTCCGTGCCGCCACGCCAAGCGATCGTTGCGCGTCTCCCGTCGACCGCGACGAGACGCGCCGAGCGCAACGACGGCACCGCCGCACGCGGCTCCCGTGCGGGGGCCGCCGCTTCGATGCCCACAGGGATGTCAGGGAGAAGCTCCTCGAGCGCCAAGGACTTGGTCTCCGGCGCACTGGCCGGCGCCTGGAACTCCGCCTCCGCATGCTGCGGAGCCCCTCCCATCTCGCTGCGACCAGCCATCTTGGACATCCCTCTGCCGCTGCTCTGAAGCTCCCGACCAGGGTAGGCCAGCCCAGGAGCCAGTGGAAGATATGTTGCCAGCACTCAGCCACTACGGTTAGCGTTCTTGCTGAACCACTGAACCTGGAGAGCGGCATGGCCGAGGGGGCACCTGGTCACATCATCCTCGCAGGTGACGAGTTGCCGGACGATGTCCAG includes:
- a CDS encoding FAD-dependent oxidoreductase — encoded protein: MDAIRTDVAIIGGGLGAVAAALAAARMGRRVVLTEETRWLGGQLTNQAVPPDEHPWIEDFGANRSYRALREGIRQYYRRNLPLTAQARSLPTLNPGNGWVSRLCHDPRIAVAVLHEMIVPYRINGNLTVLRFHRPISAWTDGDRVTGVVVRGLESGRDLLVEADYFVDATPHGELLALAGVEHVLGQEARAETGEPHAAEAADPRAQQAITVCFAMEYLPGEDHTIDKPRRYDFWRDQAPPGWPGRLLDWTTVRPETREPLRRGLFASDDGHPWWTFRRILDKSIFEDGFARSDVTIVNWPQNDYWLGPVCGVDVSEAARNEEAARQLSLSLLYWLQTEAPRPDGGIGYRGMRLRGDVVGGTPDGLAPAPYIRESRRIRAELTVLEQHIAHPLRPDGPAIFDDSVGIGCYRIDLHPRVGGEGYLDLGCWPFQIPLGSLLPVRVENLLPGGKNLGTTHITNGAFRVHPVEWGVGEAAGLLAAFCIERRVPPRGVRARRSLLEEFQALLLRHGVELSWPKLSPL